In Streptomyces sp. NBC_00414, a single window of DNA contains:
- a CDS encoding aldehyde dehydrogenase family protein, protein MTTRQSGRAQRLFIGGSWVEPDGGHYEVIDPATEEVVGLAPEASRDQVHAAAGAAREAFRTWSRTSPEERAAVLHRAAEEIRRSLLPYAELAQAETGATTGTARGMQVGVGAARFQRYARVEPVEEPLPPQINEAGPFGGAAVLGALAVRRPVGVVTCVTSYNNPWANPAGKIAPALAMGNTVVVKPAPQDPLSVYRMAEALAAAGVPPGVVNVVSGLRAEVGEAAVDSEDVDMVSFTGSTAVGRRIAEVCGRGMKRQLMELGGKGAAIVFEDADLESAVRGIGTTFSFYSGQICTAPTRVLAQRPVYDRLIAQLSAYIGHLKVGDPRAPGTVVGPVISAAHRDRVESYVELGRKEGARLVAGGGRPPLDRGFYVAPTLLADCTPDMRVVREEIFGPVVVVVPFDDEEEALALADDSDYGLIDYVWSGDVARAFRVAARLRSGGVGINTVGRNMEAPFGGFKQSGVGRDVGSYALNAYSELQSLVWPG, encoded by the coding sequence GTGACGACTCGTCAATCAGGTCGCGCGCAGCGGCTGTTCATCGGCGGCTCGTGGGTGGAGCCGGACGGCGGCCACTACGAGGTGATCGACCCGGCGACCGAGGAGGTCGTCGGGCTCGCGCCGGAGGCCTCGCGGGATCAGGTGCACGCGGCGGCAGGCGCGGCCCGCGAGGCCTTCCGGACGTGGTCGCGCACGTCACCGGAGGAGCGGGCGGCCGTCCTGCACCGGGCGGCCGAGGAGATCCGGCGCAGCCTTCTCCCGTACGCCGAACTGGCGCAGGCGGAGACCGGGGCCACCACCGGTACCGCGCGCGGGATGCAGGTGGGGGTCGGGGCGGCCCGGTTCCAGCGGTACGCGCGCGTGGAGCCCGTCGAGGAGCCGTTGCCCCCGCAGATCAACGAGGCCGGCCCGTTCGGCGGTGCGGCGGTGCTGGGCGCCCTCGCCGTGCGCCGCCCGGTGGGCGTGGTCACCTGCGTCACCTCGTACAACAACCCCTGGGCGAACCCGGCGGGCAAGATCGCGCCGGCCCTCGCGATGGGCAACACGGTCGTCGTGAAGCCGGCCCCGCAGGACCCGCTCTCCGTCTACCGGATGGCCGAGGCGCTGGCGGCGGCGGGCGTGCCGCCGGGAGTCGTCAACGTCGTCTCCGGTCTGCGCGCGGAGGTCGGGGAGGCGGCCGTCGACTCGGAGGACGTCGACATGGTGAGCTTCACCGGCTCGACGGCGGTCGGCCGGCGTATCGCCGAGGTGTGCGGGCGCGGTATGAAACGGCAGCTCATGGAGCTGGGCGGCAAGGGCGCGGCGATCGTCTTCGAGGACGCGGACCTGGAGTCGGCGGTCCGGGGCATCGGGACCACCTTCTCCTTCTACAGCGGCCAGATCTGCACGGCCCCGACACGCGTACTGGCACAACGCCCGGTATACGACCGCTTGATCGCTCAACTGTCTGCCTACATAGGCCACTTGAAGGTGGGCGACCCGCGGGCTCCGGGCACGGTCGTCGGCCCGGTGATCTCCGCGGCCCACCGGGACCGCGTCGAGTCGTACGTCGAACTGGGCCGCAAGGAGGGCGCGCGGCTGGTGGCGGGCGGCGGACGCCCGCCCCTGGACCGGGGTTTCTACGTGGCCCCGACGCTCCTGGCGGACTGCACTCCCGACATGCGGGTGGTCCGCGAGGAGATCTTCGGCCCGGTCGTCGTGGTCGTCCCCTTCGACGACGAGGAGGAGGCACTGGCCCTGGCCGACGACAGCGACTACGGCCTGATCGACTACGTCTGGTCGGGCGACGTGGCCCGCGCCTTCCGCGTGGCGGCGCGACTGCGTTCGGGCGGCGTCGGCATCAACACGGTGGGCCGCAACATGGAGGCCCCGTTCGGAGGCTTCAAACAGAGCGGAGTGGGCCGCGACGTCGGCTCGTACGCCCTGAACGCGTACTCGGAACTCCAGTCGTTGGTGTGGCCGGGCTGA
- a CDS encoding N-acyl-D-amino-acid deacylase family protein has protein sequence MLDHLIKGVTVVDGSGGPAFVADVGIRDGRIAVVGAVAEEARTSEDASGLVLAPGFVDPHTHYDAQLFWDPYATPSLNHGVTTVAGGNCGFTLAPLNPARPEDADYTRRMMSKVEGMSLVALEEGAPWSWHSFGEYLDALEGRIAVNAGFMVGHCALRRYVMGPDAVGGQPTEEQLAAMVALLDQAMEAGAWGLSTTQSSTHSDGDGKPVASRHAGPAELLALSRAVGEREGTQIEAIVAGCLDQFSDDEIDLFVEMSAAAGRPLNWNVLTIDAAVPERVPRQLAASERARKAGGRIVALTMPILTPMNMSLGTFCALNLIPGWGEVLGLPVPERIAKLRDPAVRAEMLRRADSKEAGVFRRLADFGRYVIGDTYSAANEGLSGRVVRDIAAERGQEPFECIVEICADDQMRTVLWPMPTDNDPDSWTLRQETWRHEDVLLGGSDAGAHLDRMCGAPYTTRFLGDCLRGRKLVTLEQAVKMLTDDPAQLFGLRGRGRIAEGFHADLVLFDPERIDAGKATLVHDLPGDSPRLDSKAIGVTAVWVNGVESIRDDVVTGAVPGKVLRSGQDTRTVSTK, from the coding sequence GTGCTTGACCATCTGATCAAAGGCGTGACCGTTGTCGATGGGTCGGGTGGGCCCGCCTTTGTCGCTGACGTGGGGATACGGGACGGGCGGATCGCCGTGGTCGGGGCGGTCGCCGAGGAGGCGCGTACGAGTGAGGACGCCTCCGGGCTCGTCCTCGCGCCCGGGTTCGTGGATCCCCATACGCACTACGACGCCCAGCTCTTCTGGGATCCGTACGCGACGCCCTCGCTGAATCACGGGGTGACGACCGTGGCGGGCGGGAACTGCGGCTTCACCCTCGCGCCGTTGAATCCGGCGCGGCCCGAGGACGCCGACTACACGCGGCGGATGATGTCCAAGGTCGAGGGGATGTCGCTGGTCGCGCTGGAGGAGGGCGCGCCGTGGAGCTGGCACTCCTTCGGTGAGTACCTGGACGCCCTGGAGGGGCGGATCGCCGTCAACGCGGGCTTCATGGTGGGGCATTGCGCGCTGCGGCGGTACGTGATGGGGCCCGACGCGGTGGGCGGGCAGCCCACGGAGGAGCAGCTGGCGGCGATGGTCGCGCTGCTCGACCAGGCGATGGAGGCGGGGGCCTGGGGGCTCTCCACCACCCAGTCGTCCACGCACTCCGACGGCGACGGGAAGCCCGTCGCCTCCCGGCACGCCGGGCCCGCCGAACTGCTGGCGCTCTCCCGGGCGGTGGGCGAGCGCGAGGGCACCCAGATCGAGGCGATCGTGGCGGGCTGTCTCGACCAGTTCAGCGACGACGAGATCGATCTGTTCGTGGAGATGAGCGCGGCGGCCGGCCGGCCCCTGAACTGGAACGTCCTGACGATCGACGCGGCCGTCCCCGAGCGCGTGCCACGGCAGCTGGCGGCGAGCGAGCGGGCCCGTAAGGCCGGTGGGCGGATCGTGGCGCTCACGATGCCGATCCTCACGCCGATGAACATGTCCCTGGGCACCTTCTGCGCCCTCAACCTCATCCCCGGCTGGGGCGAGGTCCTCGGCCTGCCCGTGCCCGAGCGGATAGCGAAACTCCGGGACCCCGCCGTCCGCGCCGAGATGCTGCGGCGGGCCGACTCCAAGGAGGCGGGCGTCTTCCGGCGCCTCGCGGACTTCGGCCGGTACGTCATCGGGGACACGTACAGCGCGGCGAACGAGGGGCTCAGCGGGCGGGTCGTACGGGACATCGCGGCCGAGCGCGGCCAGGAACCCTTCGAGTGCATCGTCGAGATCTGCGCCGACGACCAGATGCGTACGGTCCTTTGGCCCATGCCCACCGACAACGACCCCGACTCCTGGACCCTGCGCCAGGAGACGTGGCGGCACGAGGACGTGCTGCTCGGCGGCTCGGACGCGGGCGCCCATCTGGACCGGATGTGCGGGGCGCCGTACACGACCCGGTTCCTGGGGGATTGCCTGCGGGGGCGGAAGCTGGTCACGCTGGAGCAGGCGGTGAAGATGCTCACGGACGATCCGGCACAGCTCTTCGGGCTCCGTGGGCGCGGACGGATCGCGGAGGGTTTCCATGCGGACCTCGTGCTCTTCGACCCGGAACGGATCGACGCCGGCAAGGCCACCCTGGTGCACGACCTGCCGGGAGACAGCCCGCGCCTCGACTCCAAGGCGATCGGCGTCACCGCCGTGTGGGTCAACGGCGTCGAGTCGATACGCGACGACGTGGTGACCGGGGCCGTACCCGGCAAGGTGCTCAGGTCGGGCCAGGACACGCGCACGGTGAGCACCAAGTGA
- a CDS encoding LLM class flavin-dependent oxidoreductase, with product MEFGLFVQGYVGKRAETDPLAEHKALMEETEYVIQADKSGFKYAWASEHHFLEEYSHLSANDVYLGYLAHATERIHLGSGIFNPLAQVNHPVKVAEKVAMLDHLTEGRFEFGSGRGAGSHEILGFLPGITDMNYTKEIWEETIAEFPKMWLQDEYVGFKGKHWQLPPRKILPKPYGKSHPAMWYAAGSPPSYAMAARKGLGVLGFSVQKVSDMEWVLEQYKTAVVEAEPVGDFVNDNVMVTTTAVCAPTHDEAVRIAVSGGLHYLPSLVFRYHDTFPRPEGFPVWPETLPEYNEEFIELLIAEELLICGDPDEVLTQCKRWEQAGADQLSFGLPVGVPKEETLQTIRLIGEHVIPKIDTDPVHRTTRFRAAG from the coding sequence TTGGAATTCGGGCTCTTTGTACAGGGATACGTGGGCAAGCGGGCCGAGACCGATCCGCTCGCGGAGCACAAGGCGCTGATGGAGGAGACCGAGTACGTCATCCAGGCGGACAAGTCCGGCTTCAAGTACGCCTGGGCGTCCGAGCACCACTTCCTGGAGGAGTACTCCCACCTCTCCGCCAACGACGTCTACCTCGGCTATCTGGCGCACGCGACCGAGCGCATCCATCTGGGCTCGGGCATCTTCAACCCGCTCGCCCAGGTCAACCACCCCGTGAAGGTCGCCGAGAAGGTCGCCATGCTCGACCATCTCACCGAGGGACGCTTCGAGTTCGGCAGCGGGCGCGGGGCCGGCTCGCACGAGATCCTCGGCTTCCTCCCCGGCATCACCGACATGAACTACACCAAGGAGATCTGGGAAGAGACCATCGCCGAGTTCCCGAAGATGTGGCTCCAGGACGAGTACGTCGGGTTCAAGGGCAAGCACTGGCAGCTCCCGCCGAGGAAGATCCTGCCGAAGCCGTACGGGAAGTCGCACCCCGCCATGTGGTACGCCGCCGGGTCGCCGCCCTCGTACGCGATGGCCGCCCGCAAGGGGCTCGGGGTGCTCGGGTTCAGCGTGCAGAAGGTCTCCGACATGGAGTGGGTCCTGGAGCAGTACAAGACGGCCGTCGTCGAGGCGGAGCCGGTCGGGGACTTCGTCAACGACAACGTGATGGTGACGACGACGGCGGTCTGCGCGCCCACGCACGACGAGGCGGTACGGATCGCCGTGAGCGGCGGGCTGCACTATCTGCCCTCGCTCGTCTTCCGCTACCACGACACGTTCCCGCGGCCCGAGGGCTTTCCCGTCTGGCCGGAGACGCTGCCCGAGTACAACGAGGAGTTCATCGAACTGCTCATCGCGGAGGAGCTGTTGATCTGCGGGGATCCGGACGAGGTCCTCACGCAGTGCAAGCGGTGGGAGCAGGCCGGGGCCGATCAGTTGTCTTTCGGGCTGCCGGTCGGGGTGCCCAAGGAGGAGACGCTGCAGACGATTCGGTTGATCGGGGAGCACGTGATTCCGAAGATCGATACGGATCCCGTCCACCGGACTACTCGGTTCCGGGCGGCCGGCTGA
- a CDS encoding SDR family NAD(P)-dependent oxidoreductase: MGKLDGRVVLVTGAARGQGEQEARLFVEEGAEVVVADVLDEQGETLAKELGARARYVHLDVSREDDWAAAVAAAKEAYGKVDGLVNNAGILRFNALVDTPLDEFMRIVRVNQVGVFLGIKALAPEIEAAGGGTVVNTASYTGLTGMAYVGAYSASKHAIVGLTRVAALELAPKGIRVNAVCPGAIDTAMSNPALLDPATADTGSAEAAQEASAAVARLYRKLVPMGRIGRAEEVARLALFLSCEDSSYITGQPFVIDGGWLAGVSAM; the protein is encoded by the coding sequence ATGGGCAAGTTGGACGGGCGGGTCGTTCTCGTCACCGGGGCGGCCCGGGGACAGGGGGAGCAGGAGGCTCGGCTCTTCGTCGAGGAGGGTGCCGAGGTCGTCGTCGCCGACGTGCTCGACGAGCAGGGGGAGACCCTTGCCAAGGAACTCGGCGCCCGCGCCAGGTACGTACACCTGGACGTGAGCCGGGAGGACGACTGGGCGGCGGCGGTGGCGGCGGCCAAGGAGGCGTACGGGAAGGTCGACGGGCTGGTCAACAACGCCGGCATCCTGCGCTTCAACGCCCTCGTCGACACCCCCCTCGACGAGTTCATGCGGATCGTGCGGGTCAACCAGGTCGGCGTATTCCTCGGCATCAAGGCCCTGGCCCCCGAGATCGAGGCGGCCGGCGGCGGGACCGTCGTCAACACCGCCTCGTACACCGGGCTCACCGGCATGGCGTACGTCGGCGCGTACAGCGCGAGCAAGCACGCCATCGTCGGCCTCACCCGGGTGGCCGCGCTGGAGCTGGCCCCCAAGGGGATCCGCGTCAACGCCGTCTGTCCCGGCGCGATCGACACCGCCATGAGCAATCCGGCCCTGCTCGACCCGGCGACGGCGGACACCGGGTCCGCCGAGGCCGCGCAGGAGGCCTCGGCGGCCGTCGCCCGGCTGTACCGCAAGCTCGTGCCGATGGGCCGGATCGGCAGGGCCGAGGAAGTGGCCCGCCTCGCGCTCTTCCTGTCCTGCGAGGACTCCTCCTACATCACCGGCCAGCCGTTCGTGATCGACGGTGGATGGCTGGCGGGCGTGAGCGCGATGTGA
- a CDS encoding LLM class F420-dependent oxidoreductase gives MQVLPEGLEGRLAYGMQLPVQSQSTLYAEAWEADAGPGDLVEIARAADASGFAYLASCDHVAIPRRLAAAMSTVWYDPVATLAFLAGVTERVRLLSHVAVVGLRHPLATAKQYATLDHLSGGRLILGVGAGHVREEFEALGADFERRGAVLDESIDALRAALGPEEFPSHHGKLYDFEGLGQLPRPAQERVPVWVGGSSPAAVRRAAVKGDGWLPQGDPRERLPEQIARLGRLREEAGVTRPLVVGAITEPLYVGRASWGVGRRTVTGSAEEIAESLRAYRAMGVHQIQVRFRSRGRSELTDQMAAFGMGVGPLLG, from the coding sequence ATGCAGGTCCTGCCCGAAGGGCTCGAAGGGCGACTGGCGTACGGGATGCAGCTCCCCGTCCAGTCGCAGAGCACCCTCTACGCCGAGGCGTGGGAGGCCGACGCCGGCCCGGGTGATCTCGTGGAGATCGCCCGGGCCGCCGACGCCTCCGGCTTCGCGTACCTCGCGAGCTGCGACCACGTCGCCATCCCACGACGCCTCGCCGCCGCGATGAGCACCGTCTGGTACGACCCCGTCGCCACCCTCGCCTTCCTGGCCGGGGTCACCGAGCGGGTACGGCTGCTCAGCCACGTCGCCGTCGTCGGGCTCCGCCATCCCCTCGCCACCGCCAAGCAGTACGCGACCCTCGACCACCTCAGCGGCGGGCGGCTGATCCTCGGGGTCGGCGCCGGGCACGTGCGGGAGGAGTTCGAGGCGCTGGGCGCGGACTTCGAGCGGCGCGGGGCCGTGCTGGACGAGAGCATCGACGCGCTGCGGGCCGCGCTGGGCCCTGAGGAGTTCCCCTCCCACCACGGGAAGCTGTACGACTTCGAGGGGCTCGGCCAGCTGCCCCGGCCCGCGCAGGAACGGGTGCCCGTGTGGGTCGGCGGGTCCTCGCCCGCCGCCGTCCGGCGGGCCGCGGTCAAGGGGGACGGGTGGCTGCCGCAGGGGGATCCGCGGGAGCGGTTGCCCGAGCAGATCGCTCGGCTCGGGCGGCTGCGGGAGGAGGCGGGTGTGACCCGCCCGCTCGTCGTCGGTGCCATCACCGAGCCGCTGTACGTGGGGCGGGCCTCGTGGGGCGTGGGGCGTCGCACGGTCACCGGCTCCGCGGAGGAGATCGCCGAGTCGCTGCGGGCGTATCGGGCGATGGGGGTTCATCAGATCCAGGTGCGGTTCCGGTCGCGGGGGCGGAGCGAACTGACGGATCAGATGGCGGCGTTCGGGATGGGGGTGGGTCCGCTCCTCGGATAG